A genomic window from Bacteroidales bacterium includes:
- the rffA gene encoding dTDP-4-amino-4,6-dideoxygalactose transaminase, which translates to MNIPFNKPYLIGKEMHYIYQAVYSGKISENGQYTQKCQKFFEDQFGFKKSLLTTSCTDALEMCALLAEINPGDEVIVPSFTFVSTALAFARQGAKLVFADSGKENPNIDIEGLEALITPKTKAIVVVHYAGIACDMDPIMALANKHGILVIEDAAQAIDSYYKGKPLGSIGHMSAFSFHETKNINSGEGGMLAINDPRFIKRSEIIWEKGTNRAEFFRGEVNKYGWVDTGSSFLPSEIIAAYLYAQIENLENIQMKRKAIWNTYWNGLEKWSINHNIGLPVIPEYATNNAHMFYLVCTSLEERTQLIEHLKKEGIYAVFHYLSLHKSAYYENKHDGRPLPNSDLYTERLVRIPLFYELSEEDISKVISSILSFRK; encoded by the coding sequence ATGAATATACCTTTCAACAAACCCTACCTTATCGGTAAGGAAATGCACTATATATACCAGGCAGTTTATTCCGGGAAAATCTCTGAAAATGGTCAATATACCCAAAAATGTCAGAAGTTTTTCGAAGATCAATTTGGCTTTAAAAAGTCGTTGCTTACAACTTCTTGTACCGATGCCCTGGAGATGTGCGCCCTGTTAGCTGAAATCAATCCCGGTGATGAAGTTATTGTACCTTCATTCACCTTCGTCTCTACAGCGCTTGCCTTTGCCCGTCAAGGAGCTAAACTTGTTTTTGCCGATAGTGGGAAAGAGAATCCTAATATTGATATTGAGGGTCTCGAAGCTTTGATTACTCCTAAAACCAAAGCGATTGTTGTTGTACATTATGCTGGTATTGCATGTGACATGGATCCAATCATGGCATTGGCAAATAAACATGGTATCCTTGTAATCGAAGATGCTGCCCAGGCAATTGATTCCTATTATAAGGGTAAGCCATTAGGCTCTATCGGACATATGTCGGCGTTCTCTTTCCATGAAACCAAAAATATCAATTCAGGTGAAGGTGGAATGCTGGCGATCAATGACCCAAGGTTTATTAAACGATCCGAAATCATTTGGGAAAAAGGAACCAACCGCGCTGAATTCTTCCGGGGTGAAGTAAATAAATACGGATGGGTGGATACAGGTTCATCATTTCTGCCGTCTGAAATTATTGCTGCATACTTATATGCTCAGATTGAAAACCTTGAGAATATCCAGATGAAGAGGAAGGCAATCTGGAATACATACTGGAATGGTTTGGAAAAATGGAGCATTAATCACAACATTGGGCTTCCTGTTATTCCTGAATATGCTACCAATAATGCACATATGTTCTATCTGGTCTGTACCAGTCTTGAAGAAAGGACTCAGCTGATTGAACATCTGAAAAAAGAGGGTATCTATGCTGTTTTTCATTATCTGAGCCTTCATAAAAGTGCTTATTATGAAAATAAACATGATGGAAGACCTTTGCCAAACAGTGATCTCTATACGGAACGCCTGGTCAGGATTCCTCTGTTCTATGAGCTTAGTGAGGAGGATATTTCTAAAGTAATTTCATCTATTCTCTCTTTCAGAAAGTAG
- a CDS encoding O-antigen ligase family protein codes for MNGIIQILLKLFYPFYPFWIWFVYTFAGQNFDYYYGAIWLPIVFYLLLTKRNRMPLYLLLFMGFTVFHLLSIFINDIKPGDINWLLYFMSDRAVVACALFFVIENTHFDQKFIKSLSRNIFIVVGISLVVSIIQTRDPYFFFNLNADKEMTYFDQNRVFSIYSWVDLNSLGITFPFLLSISMNVYDLKHKLFALNIISGIIVAFLTRARYVMISTIIVFSQLFFNSAIKLKKKVIITIILVGSVILIIQVAENYGFDFNQVIEERILEKDTDMGSAKARLLSYYVFMMKFPENPWFGVGPETRDDVIQLLGGDAPLIHVGYLSYLYFYGIVGCLFIFSAIFLLMRSSWIIGKKYGFWGPFYGFLGFSLANWTFVYFNMSEMGIVISVIFLRYYFDNPPEQEDENEVLAESETIS; via the coding sequence ATGAACGGAATCATCCAAATCCTTCTTAAGCTTTTTTACCCTTTCTATCCTTTCTGGATCTGGTTCGTTTATACTTTTGCCGGTCAAAATTTTGATTACTATTATGGTGCTATTTGGTTACCTATTGTTTTTTACCTCCTGCTTACTAAGAGAAACAGGATGCCTTTATACCTTTTGCTCTTTATGGGCTTTACAGTATTTCATTTGCTTTCAATCTTTATAAATGATATAAAGCCCGGAGATATCAATTGGCTGCTCTATTTTATGTCAGATAGAGCAGTTGTAGCCTGTGCATTGTTCTTTGTTATAGAAAATACGCATTTCGATCAAAAATTTATAAAATCACTGAGTCGTAATATTTTTATTGTTGTAGGTATTTCACTTGTAGTCAGTATTATTCAGACTAGAGACCCATACTTTTTCTTCAATCTGAATGCTGACAAAGAAATGACTTATTTTGACCAGAATAGGGTGTTCTCGATCTATAGTTGGGTGGATCTGAATTCATTAGGTATCACATTTCCATTCCTCTTGTCCATTTCAATGAATGTTTATGATCTGAAACATAAATTGTTTGCTCTTAATATTATTAGTGGAATCATAGTTGCTTTCCTTACCCGTGCGCGTTATGTCATGATTTCAACAATCATTGTCTTTTCACAGTTATTCTTTAATTCTGCCATTAAACTCAAGAAAAAGGTCATCATCACTATCATTCTGGTGGGGAGTGTTATTCTCATAATTCAGGTAGCGGAAAATTATGGCTTTGATTTTAACCAGGTTATTGAAGAGAGAATTCTTGAGAAAGATACAGATATGGGCTCAGCAAAAGCCAGGTTGTTATCTTATTACGTTTTCATGATGAAATTCCCCGAAAATCCCTGGTTTGGAGTAGGGCCTGAAACTCGTGATGATGTTATTCAACTCTTAGGTGGTGATGCACCTTTGATTCATGTTGGTTATTTATCGTACTTGTACTTTTATGGTATCGTTGGTTGTCTCTTTATTTTTTCAGCCATTTTTCTTTTGATGCGATCTTCCTGGATTATTGGTAAAAAATATGGTTTTTGGGGTCCATTTTATGGCTTTCTGGGATTCTCACTGGCGAACTGGACCTTTGTTTATTTCAATATGAGTGAAATGGGTATAGTGATTTCTGTTATCTTTCTGAGATACTATTTTGATAACCCTCCGGAGCAGGAAGATGAAAACGAAGTGTTAGCAGAATCAGAGACTATTTCTTGA
- a CDS encoding glycosyltransferase family 4 protein produces MSLVIFGDLFTFPDGGAATNRVFTYGKGFVENGVKTHVICFASEYTSYLDGETEKIKYYHPFAQTVRHKRFLVRRWQKFLKYFRTYKVIRDIHKQEKITVINVWTNLLVTHLFSWVLAKVLGVRLVVECSEHPLRFFQGSKLNQLKGKAKFFLESNLNDGVFCISKYLVDFYLQHGANPSKLLLVPSTVDPTRFIKNSDRPVQGPFIGYFGSLTFDRDNVDVLINAFYEVSKSVPNYQLILGGFCNAEDKKAILNLVSELKLESRFTLLGFLSREEILAYVNHANILVMIRANNLQSQASFPSKLTEFLASANPVITVDVGEITDFLSDGKDAFIVEPGNSTALAEKILYVIENYEQAKIVGLNGQKLTNSIFNYKYQADRMLGFIRGLN; encoded by the coding sequence ATGAGTCTAGTAATATTTGGAGACTTATTTACTTTCCCTGATGGTGGAGCAGCTACCAATCGTGTGTTTACCTATGGAAAAGGATTTGTTGAAAATGGTGTCAAAACACATGTGATCTGCTTTGCCAGCGAATATACTTCTTACCTGGATGGAGAAACAGAAAAGATTAAATACTACCACCCTTTTGCTCAAACAGTCAGGCATAAACGTTTTTTGGTTAGAAGGTGGCAAAAATTTCTAAAGTACTTTCGAACCTATAAAGTCATTCGTGATATCCACAAACAGGAAAAGATCACTGTTATCAATGTTTGGACAAATCTCCTGGTGACACACCTTTTTTCCTGGGTATTAGCCAAAGTTCTGGGTGTCAGGCTTGTTGTAGAATGCAGTGAACACCCCCTTCGTTTCTTTCAGGGAAGTAAGTTAAATCAATTAAAAGGGAAGGCAAAATTTTTCCTGGAATCAAACCTGAATGATGGAGTATTTTGTATATCAAAATACCTTGTTGATTTTTACCTTCAACATGGAGCTAATCCATCAAAACTATTGCTTGTCCCAAGCACTGTTGATCCTACCCGGTTTATAAAAAATAGTGACAGGCCCGTGCAGGGTCCATTTATAGGTTATTTTGGATCACTGACCTTTGATAGAGATAATGTTGATGTATTGATCAATGCTTTTTATGAAGTGAGTAAATCAGTTCCCAATTATCAACTAATCCTTGGAGGGTTCTGCAATGCTGAGGATAAAAAAGCAATACTCAACCTGGTTTCTGAATTGAAACTGGAATCGAGGTTTACTTTATTGGGGTTTCTGAGCCGTGAAGAAATTCTTGCATATGTCAATCATGCAAACATTCTCGTGATGATAAGAGCAAATAATCTTCAATCTCAGGCATCTTTCCCTTCTAAATTAACTGAATTCCTGGCAAGTGCAAACCCGGTCATCACGGTTGATGTTGGTGAAATCACTGACTTTCTGAGTGATGGAAAAGATGCATTCATTGTTGAACCTGGAAATAGCACTGCTTTGGCAGAGAAGATATTATACGTAATCGAAAATTATGAACAGGCAAAAATTGTGGGCTTAAACGGTCAAAAGCTTACAAATTCGATTTTTAATTATAAATATCAAGCTGATAGAATGCTTGGTTTTATTAGAGGCTTAAATTAA
- the asnB gene encoding asparagine synthase (glutamine-hydrolyzing), with product MCGITGKVFFERNHVIEPSELKRMTDSIYHRGPDDEGFLIDGNVGLGFRRLSIIDLSTGHQPLSNEDESVTLVFNGEIYNYLEQKELLRKKGYTFRTATDTEVILHLYEEYGVDCLQYLRGMFAFAIWDKRKQQLFCARDRFGIKPFYYYLDGQKLVFGSEIKTIMASGNIDKTISFEGLDSYLSYGYITSDLSIYKNIHKLRPAHYLLLSLKDKAVVETKQYWEIKFQPDFSRSVSDWMEEIESCLSETVRMHMISDVPLGAFLSGGIDSSSVVAMMARNSNLPIKTFSIGFKEEKYNELEYAREIATKYNCEHHEQIIEPESITLLPKLVAAYDEPYADSSAIPTYYVSKLAREFVTVALSGDGGDELFAGYNIYNYFQRLNSHPLNFKSENLNKLIWGTLHKIIPHNIKGSSASYFLSQNKSSAAAYLTFLSRKERKSLLLNKDYKIDYSKASENYKESILKKGQGNDFISNLQYLDLQTYMVDDILTKVDRASMLNSLEVRVPLLDHVFAELSFRIPWNLKLKGMEQKYILKESMAPHLTKNVLNHPKQGFGVPLSVWFKDDLSQYVKDTLLSDNPKIAAYLDKNEVRRIVEHSYFGNRDLSNRVWQLLCLEEWIRQNS from the coding sequence ATGTGCGGAATTACGGGTAAGGTGTTTTTTGAGAGAAATCATGTTATTGAACCTTCAGAGTTGAAGCGAATGACTGATTCCATCTACCACAGAGGGCCTGATGATGAAGGCTTCCTCATAGATGGTAATGTTGGCTTGGGATTTCGGCGGCTCAGTATCATTGACTTAAGTACGGGTCATCAACCACTCAGTAATGAGGATGAATCAGTAACACTTGTCTTCAATGGGGAAATATATAACTACCTTGAACAAAAAGAACTTCTACGAAAGAAAGGTTACACTTTTCGGACAGCCACTGATACGGAGGTCATTCTCCACCTTTATGAAGAGTATGGAGTAGATTGCCTCCAGTACTTACGGGGAATGTTTGCCTTTGCAATATGGGATAAAAGAAAACAACAGCTTTTTTGTGCCCGTGACCGATTTGGAATCAAGCCATTCTATTATTACCTGGACGGACAAAAGTTGGTTTTTGGTTCTGAGATCAAAACAATTATGGCTTCAGGGAACATTGACAAAACCATCTCCTTTGAAGGGCTTGATTCATATCTTTCCTACGGGTATATCACAAGTGATCTCTCTATTTATAAGAACATACATAAACTTCGTCCTGCTCATTATTTGCTTTTATCTTTAAAGGATAAGGCTGTTGTTGAAACCAAACAATATTGGGAAATTAAATTTCAACCTGATTTTTCCCGATCAGTATCTGACTGGATGGAAGAAATTGAATCATGCCTTTCAGAAACAGTTCGCATGCATATGATCTCAGATGTTCCTTTAGGAGCTTTTCTGAGCGGAGGTATTGATTCCAGCTCTGTTGTGGCAATGATGGCCAGAAACTCAAACCTCCCTATTAAAACATTCTCAATCGGATTCAAGGAAGAGAAATACAATGAACTGGAATATGCCCGTGAGATCGCAACCAAATACAATTGTGAACACCACGAACAAATTATTGAACCTGAATCCATCACATTATTGCCAAAACTTGTCGCAGCTTATGATGAACCTTATGCTGATTCATCTGCAATTCCAACATATTACGTCTCAAAACTGGCCCGGGAATTTGTTACAGTTGCCTTATCTGGAGATGGCGGGGATGAATTATTTGCAGGATACAATATCTACAATTACTTCCAACGCCTCAACTCTCATCCACTCAATTTTAAATCAGAGAATCTCAATAAATTGATTTGGGGTACGCTGCATAAAATAATTCCTCACAATATAAAAGGAAGTAGTGCTTCTTATTTCCTCTCACAAAATAAGAGCTCTGCAGCAGCCTACCTTACTTTCCTGTCAAGAAAAGAAAGAAAAAGTTTACTCTTGAATAAGGACTACAAGATTGATTATTCAAAAGCTTCAGAAAATTATAAAGAATCCATCTTAAAAAAAGGACAAGGCAACGATTTTATCAGTAATCTTCAATACCTTGACCTTCAGACTTATATGGTTGATGATATTCTCACTAAAGTGGATAGAGCCAGTATGCTGAACTCACTTGAAGTGAGAGTCCCTTTACTGGATCATGTATTTGCAGAACTGAGTTTCAGGATTCCCTGGAATCTGAAATTGAAAGGGATGGAACAGAAGTATATTCTTAAAGAATCTATGGCTCCCCATCTTACCAAAAATGTGCTGAATCACCCTAAACAGGGATTTGGAGTTCCCTTGTCAGTTTGGTTTAAAGATGATCTCTCACAATATGTTAAAGATACTTTATTGTCAGATAATCCTAAAATAGCTGCTTATCTTGATAAAAATGAGGTAAGGAGGATTGTGGAACATAGCTATTTTGGGAACAGGGACCTCAGCAACCGTGTATGGCAGCTATTGTGCCTGGAAGAATGGATCAGGCAAAACAGCTAA
- a CDS encoding glycosyltransferase family 4 protein encodes MKICFWGNISGALNGSTPGGGELQIALLAKALVKSGHEVVIIDPIVKKDFVSEDGIKVLAVHGWNQGLKGFRMIFNRIPGLYRALKSQKADYYYVRMRSYLHLIPYLAASKNKAGFIIAIASDLDVMGFMSKYKYEYKSSVSLKKLLFDCIPNDLVYNFLLRKADYVLIQHKGQLTNRLQKSGKTSIFPNNIDLDYIGSRQQSIGDYYIHVGSMSVLKGVDNLFNIINMVSRDIPFLIVGGARDQRAELILEKLKEFPNVSLVGRKNHAETIDLISRSKALINTSNFEGFPNTFLESWAKGIPVISLNSNPGNVLNDYSLGLFSNGDINQMKQQIESGEINSIDRDSLMKYVRENHNADSASNRFMKVLNIQ; translated from the coding sequence ATGAAGATTTGTTTTTGGGGTAATATATCTGGCGCACTAAATGGGTCTACACCAGGCGGAGGTGAACTTCAGATTGCACTCCTGGCTAAAGCCCTCGTTAAATCAGGACATGAAGTTGTCATCATTGATCCAATTGTTAAGAAGGATTTTGTTTCAGAGGATGGTATAAAAGTTCTTGCAGTTCATGGTTGGAATCAAGGATTGAAGGGCTTCAGGATGATTTTTAATCGGATTCCCGGGTTATACAGGGCTTTAAAATCTCAAAAAGCTGATTATTATTATGTCAGGATGCGTTCCTACCTGCATCTGATTCCATACCTTGCCGCTTCAAAAAATAAGGCTGGGTTCATTATTGCCATTGCAAGCGACCTGGATGTAATGGGATTTATGTCGAAGTATAAATATGAATATAAATCCAGCGTTTCATTAAAGAAACTCCTCTTTGATTGTATCCCGAATGATTTGGTTTATAATTTCCTGCTAAGAAAAGCAGATTATGTTTTGATTCAACATAAAGGGCAACTTACCAATCGGCTTCAGAAATCTGGAAAAACATCAATATTCCCTAATAATATTGATTTGGACTATATTGGGAGCAGGCAACAGTCTATTGGTGATTATTATATCCATGTAGGCTCGATGAGTGTACTCAAAGGTGTTGACAACCTATTCAATATTATCAATATGGTCTCAAGAGATATCCCTTTCCTGATAGTAGGCGGAGCAAGGGATCAAAGGGCTGAACTGATACTGGAAAAATTGAAGGAGTTTCCCAATGTTTCACTGGTGGGTCGAAAGAATCATGCAGAAACTATCGATCTGATATCCAGATCTAAAGCATTAATCAATACATCCAATTTTGAGGGTTTTCCTAATACATTTCTCGAATCCTGGGCCAAAGGTATTCCGGTGATCTCATTGAACTCTAATCCCGGAAATGTGTTAAATGATTACTCGCTTGGTTTATTTAGCAATGGTGACATAAACCAGATGAAACAACAGATTGAATCAGGTGAAATAAATTCTATTGACAGGGATTCACTTATGAAATATGTCAGGGAAAACCATAATGCTGATTCAGCATCTAATCGTTTTATGAAAGTGTTAAATATACAATGA
- a CDS encoding glycosyltransferase, with product MRILFAINGMLCGGKERRLTELMKALVNMPGIHFELVIMNSEIYYKEVLELNIPIHYLIRKGKKDFFMFSRFYSLSKSIKPDVVHCWDSMTAVYLAPVCQILSIPLINGMVVDTPVQRNILNKHWLRARITFPFSQRITGNSKAGLEAYHAPADKSVAIYNGFNFERLNNVLAESEIKKKLKVEDALLVGMVATFSDYKDYNSYFTAAKILLRKGINVVFCAIGDNTDSNNAHQLIGEEFMPHFRCLGKISDVESFVNAMDVCVLSTFSEGISNAILEYMALGKPVVATLGGGTNEIVMHNETGFLVPAANPMALAEKIELLLLDKTLRLTMGNAGKNRVREHFSIQKMVSGYLNIYNHYKKGSNFTEKPEKA from the coding sequence ATGAGAATACTGTTCGCAATTAATGGGATGCTATGTGGAGGTAAGGAACGCAGGCTGACAGAACTCATGAAAGCATTGGTGAATATGCCTGGGATTCATTTTGAATTAGTCATTATGAATTCCGAAATCTATTACAAAGAGGTGTTGGAGCTAAATATACCCATTCATTATTTGATCAGGAAAGGCAAAAAGGACTTTTTTATGTTTTCCCGGTTCTATTCTTTGAGTAAAAGTATTAAACCTGATGTAGTGCATTGCTGGGACAGTATGACTGCTGTTTATCTTGCCCCGGTATGCCAGATTCTCTCCATCCCATTAATCAATGGAATGGTTGTAGATACACCGGTTCAAAGGAATATTCTGAACAAACACTGGCTCAGGGCCAGGATCACATTTCCTTTTTCACAGCGCATTACCGGAAATTCAAAGGCTGGATTGGAAGCTTATCATGCTCCGGCTGATAAATCTGTGGCCATTTATAATGGATTCAACTTTGAAAGGTTGAATAATGTCCTGGCTGAATCAGAAATAAAGAAAAAATTGAAGGTTGAAGATGCACTTTTGGTAGGAATGGTGGCTACTTTCTCCGATTATAAGGACTATAACTCCTATTTTACAGCTGCTAAAATTCTTTTGAGAAAAGGCATAAATGTGGTTTTTTGCGCTATTGGTGATAATACAGATTCAAACAATGCTCATCAACTCATTGGTGAAGAATTCATGCCCCATTTCAGATGCCTGGGTAAAATTTCAGATGTTGAATCTTTTGTCAATGCTATGGATGTTTGTGTCCTTTCTACCTTTTCTGAAGGTATCTCAAATGCTATTTTAGAATATATGGCATTGGGAAAACCCGTAGTTGCAACACTTGGTGGTGGAACAAACGAAATAGTAATGCATAATGAAACTGGTTTTCTAGTCCCTGCTGCTAATCCAATGGCTCTTGCCGAAAAAATAGAACTTCTTCTCCTGGATAAAACACTTCGTCTTACCATGGGAAATGCAGGAAAAAATAGAGTAAGAGAGCATTTTTCAATTCAAAAAATGGTCTCAGGTTATCTGAATATTTATAATCATTACAAAAAAGGTTCAAATTTTACCGAAAAACCCGAAAAGGCATGA
- a CDS encoding glycosyltransferase: MKVLVVYPGKKERGGVSELYIILEPYMTGVRYFELFGYFRGRFNLIDSILMFFRFMVTSLNYDVIHLNPSFNKRAFVREAILILIGRMWNKKMVVFWHGWTIGFEEIVKSSKFYSWVFRHTFMKTQASIVLGSVFKESLTTLGYKQPIYIEKNCADNSFLTQYRVSDPEKKMHEPVRLLFLSRIERNKGIFVALEATRILNHQKPNSVQLTIAGKGTALSELEHLIQSKSLKNINMVGFVTGKEKHNLLSESDILIFPSLSEGLPLTVLESMMYGLPVISRPVGGIPDVIDEGINGYLTDRNEPEVFAEILQNLINNPLLYSSIARNNMNVALQFSPLEMQKRLFSVYRSVIVSTK, translated from the coding sequence ATGAAAGTCCTGGTTGTTTATCCCGGTAAAAAGGAACGTGGCGGAGTTTCAGAGCTCTATATCATTCTGGAACCCTATATGACAGGTGTTCGTTATTTTGAGTTATTCGGCTACTTTAGAGGGAGATTCAATCTGATCGATTCCATATTGATGTTCTTTAGATTTATGGTGACCAGCTTGAATTATGATGTAATCCATCTGAACCCTTCCTTTAATAAAAGAGCATTTGTCAGGGAAGCAATCCTGATCCTGATCGGCCGGATGTGGAATAAAAAAATGGTAGTTTTTTGGCACGGCTGGACAATTGGATTTGAAGAAATAGTAAAAAGCAGTAAGTTTTATTCATGGGTGTTCAGGCATACCTTTATGAAAACCCAGGCAAGTATAGTTTTAGGTTCTGTTTTCAAAGAAAGCCTTACAACACTAGGTTATAAGCAACCCATTTACATCGAAAAAAATTGTGCCGATAATTCATTTTTAACCCAATACAGAGTCTCTGATCCGGAGAAAAAAATGCACGAACCTGTCCGGTTACTGTTTTTATCCAGAATTGAAAGGAATAAAGGCATTTTCGTTGCACTTGAAGCAACAAGGATACTTAACCATCAAAAACCTAATTCTGTGCAATTGACTATAGCAGGAAAAGGAACTGCACTTTCTGAATTAGAACACTTAATTCAATCGAAGTCATTGAAAAATATCAATATGGTTGGATTCGTTACTGGTAAAGAGAAACACAATCTCTTATCCGAATCTGATATCCTGATTTTTCCATCCTTATCCGAAGGATTGCCTTTAACGGTTCTTGAAAGTATGATGTATGGTCTGCCGGTTATCTCGCGACCGGTTGGAGGCATTCCGGATGTAATTGATGAAGGCATTAATGGCTATTTAACAGACAGAAATGAGCCTGAGGTCTTTGCTGAGATTCTCCAAAATCTGATCAATAACCCATTGTTATATTCATCGATCGCAAGGAATAATATGAATGTAGCATTGCAATTCAGCCCTTTAGAGATGCAAAAAAGACTATTTTCGGTCTATCGATCAGTAATTGTTTCTACTAAATGA
- a CDS encoding acyltransferase, producing the protein MMIVKKLLYFVYIAFMRFTPEIFRPYALFFPYLRKVLVRSFIRKCGKGLRVKRNADISMFIEIGDNSELGTNCLIQSNTIIGDYVIMGPDVKIYTKNHSFARLDIPVALQGVSAETTQIGNDVWLSANVIITPGVKIGNHVIVGAGAVVTKDIPDYAIAGGVPAKVLKYRNQ; encoded by the coding sequence ATGATGATAGTCAAGAAGTTACTCTATTTTGTCTACATTGCTTTCATGAGATTTACTCCTGAAATCTTCAGGCCTTATGCACTGTTTTTCCCTTACCTGAGAAAGGTTCTGGTGAGATCATTCATACGAAAATGTGGAAAGGGGCTTAGGGTTAAAAGGAATGCAGATATCTCAATGTTCATCGAAATCGGGGATAATTCCGAATTGGGTACCAATTGCCTGATTCAATCCAATACCATTATCGGAGATTATGTGATAATGGGCCCCGATGTGAAGATATACACAAAAAATCACTCTTTTGCCCGCCTGGATATTCCGGTTGCATTGCAGGGAGTTAGTGCTGAAACTACACAGATTGGTAACGACGTTTGGCTTTCAGCTAATGTAATTATTACTCCCGGAGTTAAAATTGGGAATCATGTCATTGTAGGGGCAGGAGCTGTTGTTACAAAAGATATCCCTGATTATGCAATTGCTGGAGGAGTGCCTGCAAAGGTTCTTAAATACAGGAACCAATAA
- the wecB gene encoding UDP-N-acetylglucosamine 2-epimerase (non-hydrolyzing) → MKLISVVGARPNFMKIAPLIKAIQQHNIKNPGNPVEHILVHTGQHYDVRMSEAFFDALGIPDPDINLEIGSGSHAEQLGYTMIAFEKVLLDHTPDWVIVLGDVNATLSCSVIAKRHNIKVCHIEAGLRSGDMSMPEEINRLVTDRLSDLLLTPDLISSENLRNEGVADEKIKFVGNIMIDTLEANRAKAEALSISQIITENLVHGESPGTNFPKDGEYAVITLHRPSNVDSEVILEQLMNFLLDEVAQKFSMIWPIHPRARKQLKNAGLWDKVVNHPAMILLEPVGYFEMLRLNIGAKLMLTDSGGLQEECCVLGTPCLTLRSNTERPITLRKNGGASVLVGNNIQRIREEYQNALQLKRQPSRPELWDGKTAERILEVLLDSLKA, encoded by the coding sequence ATGAAATTAATCTCAGTAGTTGGTGCCAGGCCTAATTTTATGAAGATTGCCCCTTTGATTAAGGCAATTCAGCAGCATAATATCAAAAACCCGGGGAACCCTGTTGAACATATTCTTGTTCATACTGGCCAGCATTATGACGTCAGAATGTCTGAGGCTTTTTTTGATGCGTTAGGTATCCCTGACCCTGATATTAATCTGGAAATAGGATCCGGAAGCCATGCTGAACAATTGGGATATACAATGATCGCTTTTGAAAAAGTACTCCTGGATCACACTCCCGATTGGGTTATCGTATTGGGTGATGTAAATGCTACCCTCTCATGCTCTGTGATTGCAAAAAGACATAATATAAAAGTCTGTCATATTGAAGCCGGACTCAGGTCGGGCGATATGAGTATGCCTGAAGAGATTAACCGGTTGGTTACTGACCGACTTTCTGATTTACTGCTGACCCCGGATCTCATCTCTTCAGAAAACCTGAGAAATGAAGGTGTTGCCGACGAAAAAATAAAATTTGTCGGTAATATAATGATAGATACCCTGGAAGCAAACAGGGCTAAAGCCGAAGCGCTGAGTATTAGCCAAATTATAACGGAGAATCTTGTTCATGGAGAATCCCCGGGTACTAATTTCCCGAAAGATGGAGAATATGCTGTCATAACTTTGCATCGCCCATCCAATGTTGACTCAGAAGTGATCCTTGAACAATTGATGAATTTTCTGCTGGATGAAGTCGCACAAAAATTTAGTATGATCTGGCCAATACATCCCAGGGCCAGAAAACAACTTAAAAATGCCGGTTTGTGGGACAAGGTAGTGAACCATCCAGCTATGATATTACTGGAACCTGTTGGCTATTTTGAAATGCTCAGATTAAATATTGGTGCAAAACTGATGCTTACTGATTCAGGTGGGTTGCAGGAAGAATGTTGCGTATTGGGAACCCCTTGCCTCACCTTGCGATCGAACACTGAACGCCCTATAACTCTCAGAAAAAATGGGGGTGCCAGCGTACTGGTCGGAAATAATATCCAAAGAATCAGGGAAGAATATCAAAACGCTTTACAATTGAAACGTCAGCCTTCCAGACCTGAATTATGGGATGGAAAAACAGCAGAAAGAATATTGGAAGTCCTGTTAGATTCACTGAAAGCCTAG